One segment of Stomatobaculum sp. F0698 DNA contains the following:
- a CDS encoding flavodoxin family protein → MKAMVIYCTKTGSTEKIAKRIAKDFNCPQLKVEADVVYGGFFSACARVVSDRLQKTLPKAVTETPEVSDCDILFLGFPIWWDDMPDYFREFLGRLDADGKRLVPFATSGRSDMSRAIETLRELFPNANICNPFHYGVFQRDNYLVWKDEVDEDAAMENALH, encoded by the coding sequence ATGAAAGCAATGGTCATCTACTGTACCAAAACCGGCAGCACCGAGAAGATTGCAAAGCGCATTGCCAAGGACTTTAACTGCCCGCAGCTTAAAGTCGAGGCAGATGTGGTCTACGGCGGATTTTTCTCCGCCTGCGCGCGCGTGGTCTCGGATCGTCTTCAGAAGACGCTTCCGAAGGCAGTGACGGAAACACCCGAGGTTTCGGACTGCGATATCCTGTTTCTCGGCTTCCCGATTTGGTGGGACGATATGCCGGACTACTTCCGGGAGTTTCTCGGCAGATTGGATGCGGACGGCAAGCGCCTGGTTCCGTTTGCAACTTCCGGTCGTTCCGATATGAGCCGTGCGATTGAAACCTTGCGGGAACTCTTCCCGAATGCGAATATTTGTAATCCCTTCCACTACGGTGTTTTCCAGCGGGACAACTACCTGGTTTGGAAGGATGAGGTCGATGAGGATGCGGCAATGGAGAATGCGCTCCATTGA
- a CDS encoding TraX family protein, with protein MSSKRRAFTKLLAILLMTGNHFAHIFLPGSSPLAMLLTGLGYFTAPVMCMYLVDGYFYTHSRRGYLKRLLITALLSQLPFWLAFRIPFQLNMLFSLTFCLLLLTVAEEMKGNPYRKPLLALLFFVCTLFSDWSAFAPAMVLLFLAARGVREKKLYGFLFAMLGLSIDAVMTGFTLHEPLPLFCFRLFSVNAGPLLALLIAYPAEPAFTRPDPRAEAPQQKTPAGASSRAAGVSQWFFYLYYPLHLTVLVLLKHFVFV; from the coding sequence ATGTCTTCGAAACGACGTGCTTTCACAAAGTTACTCGCAATCTTACTGATGACCGGCAACCACTTTGCGCACATTTTTTTGCCGGGCAGCAGCCCGCTCGCCATGTTACTGACAGGCCTCGGCTACTTTACCGCGCCCGTCATGTGCATGTACCTTGTGGACGGCTACTTCTACACCCACTCGCGGCGCGGCTACCTAAAGCGCCTCCTTATCACGGCGCTCCTCTCGCAGCTCCCGTTTTGGCTCGCGTTTCGCATTCCGTTTCAGCTGAACATGCTCTTTTCGCTCACCTTTTGTCTTCTGCTTCTGACAGTCGCCGAGGAAATGAAGGGAAACCCGTACCGGAAGCCGCTCCTCGCTCTCCTCTTTTTTGTCTGTACCCTTTTCTCGGACTGGTCCGCATTTGCGCCCGCCATGGTGCTCCTCTTTCTCGCCGCGCGCGGTGTCCGCGAAAAGAAGCTCTACGGCTTTCTCTTTGCGATGCTCGGTCTCTCGATTGACGCTGTCATGACCGGATTCACCTTACACGAGCCGCTCCCGTTATTCTGTTTCCGCCTGTTCTCCGTGAACGCCGGGCCGCTTCTCGCGCTCCTCATCGCCTACCCGGCGGAACCCGCTTTCACGCGCCCGGACCCGCGCGCCGAAGCACCGCAGCAAAAAACGCCCGCGGGCGCTTCTTCGCGCGCCGCAGGCGTCTCGCAGTGGTTTTTTTATCTCTACTACCCGCTGCACCTCACGGTTCTCGTCCTGCTAAAGCACTTTGTGTTCGTCTGA
- a CDS encoding heparan-alpha-glucosaminide N-acetyltransferase domain-containing protein, translated as METNRTERKQENKKQRLLWLDCWRGFAVLNMCLYHGLWDLVYYFEIPGFDWYSALPGYVWQQSICWSFIFLSGYSYALGKNKFRRGATILFAGALVEAVAGAFGQEIHYGILSFLGLWQLLLTLPEDWLSREMRLRSWCRIGPLGAALCLGLFFLCRNVNQGNLGFESLKLITLPEALYRSRLTACLGFPPADFSSLDYFSLLPWGFLFLAGYFLSQYRAEQRRDAAAAAKSYTVRGMNGDFGGIAPAEEGGTLGEVLLRRLFGQALFRRRGRLLAWVGRHALPIYLLHQPIWMAIFEIAIRLRR; from the coding sequence ATGGAAACGAATCGGACGGAGAGAAAGCAGGAAAACAAAAAACAGCGCCTGCTCTGGCTGGACTGCTGGCGCGGCTTTGCGGTCCTCAATATGTGTCTCTACCACGGTCTCTGGGACTTGGTATATTATTTTGAGATTCCGGGCTTTGACTGGTACAGCGCTCTGCCCGGCTATGTCTGGCAACAGAGCATCTGCTGGAGCTTTATTTTTCTGTCGGGCTATAGCTATGCGCTCGGGAAGAACAAGTTCCGGCGGGGCGCGACGATATTGTTTGCGGGCGCGCTCGTCGAGGCGGTCGCGGGCGCCTTCGGGCAGGAAATCCACTACGGAATTCTGAGTTTTCTTGGGCTCTGGCAGTTGTTGCTCACCCTGCCGGAGGATTGGCTTTCGCGCGAGATGCGTCTCCGCTCCTGGTGCCGGATCGGTCCCCTCGGCGCTGCGCTTTGTCTCGGCCTGTTTTTCCTGTGCCGCAATGTGAATCAGGGAAACCTCGGCTTTGAGAGCCTTAAGCTTATCACGCTGCCGGAAGCCCTGTACCGCAGTCGTTTGACAGCCTGCCTCGGCTTTCCCCCGGCTGATTTTTCTTCGCTCGACTATTTTTCACTGCTGCCCTGGGGCTTTTTGTTTCTCGCGGGCTACTTTCTCTCACAGTACCGGGCGGAACAGCGGCGCGATGCGGCGGCTGCGGCAAAATCCTATACAGTGCGCGGCATGAACGGCGATTTCGGGGGCATTGCGCCCGCGGAAGAGGGCGGCACACTCGGGGAGGTTCTGCTTCGGCGGCTTTTCGGGCAGGCGCTCTTTCGCCGGAGAGGGCGGTTGCTCGCCTGGGTCGGCAGACACGCGCTGCCGATTTACCTCCTGCATCAGCCGATCTGGATGGCAATCTTTGAAATCGCAATCCGCCTGCGGCGCTGA
- a CDS encoding flavocytochrome c: MKHRRSFLPYLLILIGIILPIFLMQHLMQTTAHKGGVAKKDIPSNAVTSTASAQGMNGPVEVEVIATPEKIYSVKVLSHTETEGIGSVAVAKLPEKIFKNQSYEIDAVSGATLTSNAIHDAVKAALENGGIDSAPFSVAVHEVKEKRPDETIDTDIVIVGGGGAGMTAAIEAANAGKKIVILESQGMAGGNSIRSTGGMNAGKTPEQDKNNFDEAAGVEKTLKTAEEKYADNATITALAATVREQWAAYQAAPSGYFDSVELFELDTMIGGKGINNPELVHALASNSADAIQWLESIGAPLPSVSSFGGASVKRIHRPVNAEGKTVSVGTFMLPILEENAKKLGADLRLETRAKKLLVDESGKIVGVEAEGPTGEKVTVNAKAVILASGGFGANLEMVTKYRPELEGFMTTNAKGALGDGILMGEEVGAATVDLEQIQIHPTVEMNTAALITEGLRGDGAILVNSNGQRFTDEVGTRDAVSAAEIKQPGSFAYLIVDQAMVDASNVIQGYIKKGYTTQGESYAALAEALQIDPTAFETTMNEWNAAVEAKTDSQFGRTSFASPLNTAPYYAIKVTPGVHHTMGGLKINSEAEVLTADGNKIPGLFAAGEVTGGVHGANRLGGNAVADFVVFGRIAGKQAASYLDQN, from the coding sequence ATGAAACATAGACGAAGCTTTTTGCCGTATCTCCTGATTTTGATCGGCATTATACTTCCGATTTTCCTGATGCAGCACCTCATGCAGACCACCGCGCATAAGGGCGGCGTCGCAAAGAAGGACATCCCGAGCAATGCAGTCACCTCAACCGCATCCGCGCAGGGTATGAACGGTCCTGTGGAAGTCGAAGTCATCGCGACACCGGAAAAAATCTACTCCGTCAAGGTCTTAAGCCACACGGAGACCGAGGGCATAGGAAGCGTCGCGGTTGCGAAGCTCCCGGAGAAGATCTTTAAGAACCAGAGCTACGAGATTGACGCCGTCTCCGGCGCAACGCTCACCAGCAATGCCATTCACGATGCGGTGAAGGCGGCGCTCGAGAACGGCGGCATTGATTCTGCCCCCTTCTCGGTTGCGGTGCATGAGGTCAAGGAGAAGCGTCCGGATGAGACCATCGACACCGACATTGTTATTGTCGGCGGCGGCGGTGCCGGAATGACCGCTGCAATCGAAGCGGCTAATGCGGGCAAAAAGATTGTGATTCTCGAGAGCCAGGGCATGGCGGGCGGCAACTCGATTCGCTCGACCGGCGGTATGAACGCGGGCAAGACCCCGGAGCAGGATAAAAACAACTTCGACGAGGCTGCAGGTGTTGAAAAGACCCTGAAGACCGCGGAAGAAAAGTACGCTGACAATGCGACCATCACCGCACTCGCGGCTACCGTGCGCGAACAGTGGGCAGCCTATCAGGCTGCACCGAGCGGCTACTTTGACTCGGTGGAACTCTTTGAGCTCGACACGATGATAGGCGGCAAGGGCATCAATAATCCGGAGCTTGTACACGCACTTGCTTCCAATTCGGCGGATGCGATTCAGTGGCTTGAGAGCATCGGGGCTCCGCTGCCCTCTGTCTCGAGCTTCGGCGGCGCTTCCGTAAAGCGCATTCACCGCCCGGTGAACGCAGAGGGTAAGACCGTCTCGGTCGGTACCTTTATGCTCCCGATTCTCGAGGAGAACGCAAAGAAACTCGGCGCGGATCTTCGCCTCGAGACCAGAGCGAAAAAGCTCCTGGTCGATGAGAGCGGCAAGATTGTCGGTGTCGAGGCCGAGGGTCCGACCGGCGAAAAAGTCACCGTGAACGCAAAGGCTGTTATTCTTGCGAGCGGCGGCTTCGGCGCAAACCTTGAGATGGTCACCAAGTACCGTCCGGAGCTCGAAGGCTTCATGACCACCAATGCCAAGGGCGCGCTCGGCGACGGTATTCTCATGGGCGAAGAGGTCGGTGCGGCTACGGTCGATCTCGAGCAGATCCAGATTCACCCGACCGTCGAGATGAACACGGCGGCACTGATTACTGAGGGTCTCCGCGGCGACGGTGCCATCCTCGTGAACAGCAACGGTCAGCGCTTCACCGACGAGGTCGGAACGCGCGATGCGGTCTCCGCAGCCGAGATTAAACAGCCCGGCAGCTTTGCTTACCTCATTGTGGATCAGGCCATGGTCGATGCGTCCAATGTCATTCAGGGTTATATCAAGAAGGGCTATACGACGCAGGGCGAGAGCTATGCTGCCCTTGCGGAGGCACTGCAGATCGATCCGACTGCTTTCGAGACCACGATGAACGAGTGGAACGCAGCGGTCGAGGCAAAGACAGACAGTCAGTTCGGACGCACGAGCTTTGCGTCTCCGCTGAACACCGCGCCTTACTATGCGATCAAGGTCACGCCCGGCGTGCACCACACCATGGGCGGTCTCAAGATTAATTCGGAGGCAGAAGTCCTGACCGCAGACGGCAACAAGATTCCGGGCCTCTTCGCAGCCGGCGAAGTAACCGGCGGTGTGCACGGTGCAAACCGCCTCGGCGGAAACGCAGTCGCGGACTTTGTGGTCTTTGGCCGCATTGCCGGCAAGCAGGCTGCAAGCTACCTC